GAGAGAGGCCTTTTCCCTGCCCGACGATAACAACGGGCTCATTACCGCATAGCCAAACACTGGACATCAACTGTATAAATAACCATACTTACTCCTACCATCCTTCCCTATCTCGCTTGCGATAAAAGGCCGCTTAGTGACTCAGGTTCGTCAGGGGTTTCTACTGACCCGCCACTGGAACGATACACCAGCCGGCACGCAGGTTGAATTCTGGCTGGCCACCGATGAGGGCCCGCAACTCGCACGCCTGCCGGTACAGCAGGCCGTTGCCTTTATTCCTGCACAGCAAGAAGCCCGCGCAAGAACGCTTTTACAGCAGGAAAAACGCTGGCAGTTAAAACCGCTCGCCATGCAGGATTTCCACCATCAGCCGCTGCTAGGGCTGTATTGCCCACAATACCGCCAGTTGCTGCGACTGGAGAAATTGCTGCGTGAAGGCGGCGTTCAGGTTTACGAAGCGGATATTCGGCCGACGGAACGCTTTCTGATGGAGCGCTTTATCACCGCGCCCGTGTGGTTTAGCGGTAACCCAACGTCAGGTAGCCTGCTGACGGAAGCCCGCATGAAGCCCAATCCTGATTACCGCCCGACGCTCAAACTGGTGTCGTTGGATATCGAAACCACCCGCCACGGCGAGCTTTACTGCATCGGGCTGGAAGGCTGCGGACAGCGTCAGGTTTACATGCTCGGCCCGCCGAACGGCACGCCTGCCGAACACGAAGATTTTAATCTTGAGTACGTCGCCAGCCGCCCGCTGCTGTTGGAAAAGCTAAATGCCTGGATGCAGCAGCACGATCCCGATGCCATCATCGGCTGGAATCTGGTGCAGTTTGATCTGCGCGTCTTGCAGAAACATGCCGAGCGCTACAACATTCCACTCAAGCTGGGGCGCAACGGACAGGCGTTAGAATGGCGGGAACACGGTTTTAAACAGGGGCATTTTTTTGCCAGCGCTACTGGCCGTTTGATTATTGACGGCATTGACGCGCTCAAGTCCGCGACGTGGAATTTTGCCTCGTTTAGTCTGGAATTCGTCGCGCAGTCGCTGCTGGGGGAAGGCAAAGCCATCGACACACCCTATCAGCGGATGGATGAAATCGACCGCCGTTTTGCCGAAGATAAACCCGCTCTCGCGCGCTATAACCTGCAAGACTGCGAACTGGTCACGCGTATTTTCGACAAAACCGAGCTGCTGCCTTTCTTGCTAGAACGCGCCAGCGTCACTGGTCTGGCGGCCGACCGCAGCGGCGGTTCCGTGGCGGCATTTTCCCACCTTTATTTACCGCGCATGCATCGCATGGGTTACGTTGCCCCGAATCTGGGTGACGTCGCACTTGAAGCCAGCCCCGGCGGATTTGTGATGGATTCGCGTCCCGGACTGTATGATTCGGTGCTCGTGCTGGATTATAAGAGCCTCTACCCTTCTATCATCCGCACGTTCCTGATCGACCCGGTCGGGCTGGCGGTGGGAACACAGAATCCTGACGCTCAGCACGCCGTCTCCGGCTTTCGCGGAGCGTGGTTCTCCCGCGAACAGCACTGCCTGCCGGCGATTGTCGAGCAGATCTGGCAAGGGCGTGA
This genomic interval from Pectobacterium aquaticum contains the following:
- a CDS encoding DNA polymerase II codes for the protein MTQVRQGFLLTRHWNDTPAGTQVEFWLATDEGPQLARLPVQQAVAFIPAQQEARARTLLQQEKRWQLKPLAMQDFHHQPLLGLYCPQYRQLLRLEKLLREGGVQVYEADIRPTERFLMERFITAPVWFSGNPTSGSLLTEARMKPNPDYRPTLKLVSLDIETTRHGELYCIGLEGCGQRQVYMLGPPNGTPAEHEDFNLEYVASRPLLLEKLNAWMQQHDPDAIIGWNLVQFDLRVLQKHAERYNIPLKLGRNGQALEWREHGFKQGHFFASATGRLIIDGIDALKSATWNFASFSLEFVAQSLLGEGKAIDTPYQRMDEIDRRFAEDKPALARYNLQDCELVTRIFDKTELLPFLLERASVTGLAADRSGGSVAAFSHLYLPRMHRMGYVAPNLGDVALEASPGGFVMDSRPGLYDSVLVLDYKSLYPSIIRTFLIDPVGLAVGTQNPDAQHAVSGFRGAWFSREQHCLPAIVEQIWQGREAAKRANNKPLSQALKIIMNAFYGVLGATGCRFFDPRLASSITLRGHEIMRKTRELIEEQGYQVIYGDTDSTFVWLKHAHSEEEAAKIGKTLVQHVNQWWTQHLQDTQQLTSALELEFETHFRRFLMPTIRGAEQGSKKRYAGLIDTPQGEKMVFKGLETVRTDWTPLAQQFQQQLYLLIFQQQPYQDWLRDYVDRTLNGDVDDLLIYRKRLRRRLDDYQRNVPPHARAAKIADDYNRQQGRPLQYQNGGWISYVMTVNGPEPLETRHSPLDYQHYVERQLQPVADAILPFLHDDFATLVTGQMGLF